One Brachyspira suanatina DNA segment encodes these proteins:
- the pheT gene encoding phenylalanine--tRNA ligase subunit beta encodes MRVPLSWLKEFVNLDGFSVEEIAKQITLAGSEISSIETTGGDIPGVIIGKITSVHKHPDADKLSVCKVDVGDGDTLSIVCGAPNVKEGIYVPIAMIGAKLPNGLTIKKASIRGFESNGMICSRTELGYEEAEGVYGIWILDEDIEKVHADKDSILGNSLSTIVGSTDHIFNVEITANRGDLVSIIGFARECSLVLERRVSIPSVNTYDAAGGNIDITVENQESCYKYVGRLIKDITVGPSPDWMQKRLKMCGINPINNIVDVTNYVMLEYGQPLHAYDFDKIKDGKIIVRNARNGEKITLLDGREIDLTDDVLVIADSEKPIGVAGVMGGDNTKIESETKTILIESAYFDHIAVKKSTIATKTKTDASYRFERDIDHTLTLAALNRVVDLIVTLDNGCKIASRSKEVNVKQFDANIIVFDCGLVKRYLGLNMNKMEISSIFKRYGFKAVALGENNLKVEIPYYRHDLSIAEDLIEEIARVYGYNNISSNVPHIKCNPINTDYSEVSFVKHRMASYGLYETKQYSMGDSNIFKSLGIEEEKLIKVVNPLTNEMDVLRPTTLASLLNSVAYNQNHRHKNGALFEVGNIFYKENENFMEEKHLSAVMFGLYQEKLWNKDARAYDFFDMSGVIEELLIRDLKCTDYNLIPKEHKWFIPTMSGEIVIFGEKIGIIGRLHPKLLKLFDISGEVYFLDIDIRKTLKLVKERVKKQKLKDIGKYPAVFRDLALVCSNNIEFSKVIKSISKFNNIIQNVSVVDRYVGEQVEEGKQSIAISITYYDPNKTLREEDINSVEKSLLEMLKTRFDINLRA; translated from the coding sequence ATGAGAGTTCCATTAAGTTGGCTAAAAGAATTTGTTAATTTAGACGGATTTAGCGTAGAGGAAATTGCCAAACAAATAACACTTGCAGGAAGTGAGATTTCATCAATAGAAACTACTGGAGGAGATATACCAGGTGTGATTATTGGTAAAATAACATCTGTACATAAACACCCAGATGCGGATAAATTAAGTGTATGTAAAGTTGATGTCGGTGATGGAGATACACTCTCAATAGTATGCGGTGCTCCTAATGTAAAAGAAGGCATATATGTTCCTATAGCTATGATAGGTGCTAAACTTCCAAATGGTCTTACCATAAAAAAAGCTTCTATAAGAGGTTTTGAAAGCAATGGTATGATATGTTCCAGAACTGAATTAGGCTATGAAGAAGCTGAAGGTGTTTACGGAATTTGGATATTAGATGAAGATATAGAAAAAGTACATGCTGATAAAGACAGTATATTAGGTAATTCGCTTTCAACTATAGTAGGAAGCACAGATCATATATTCAATGTTGAAATCACAGCAAACAGAGGTGATTTAGTAAGTATTATAGGTTTTGCAAGAGAATGTTCTTTGGTTTTAGAAAGAAGAGTGAGCATACCTTCTGTTAATACTTATGATGCTGCAGGCGGTAATATAGATATAACAGTTGAAAATCAGGAAAGCTGCTATAAATATGTAGGAAGGCTTATAAAAGATATAACTGTTGGACCTTCTCCTGATTGGATGCAGAAAAGATTAAAAATGTGCGGAATCAATCCTATCAATAATATAGTAGACGTTACAAACTATGTTATGCTTGAATACGGACAGCCTTTGCATGCTTATGACTTTGATAAAATAAAAGATGGTAAAATAATAGTTAGAAATGCCAGAAATGGAGAAAAAATTACTTTACTTGACGGCAGAGAAATAGACCTTACAGATGATGTTTTAGTTATAGCCGACAGTGAAAAGCCTATAGGTGTTGCCGGAGTTATGGGCGGAGATAATACAAAAATTGAAAGCGAAACTAAAACTATTTTAATAGAAAGTGCATATTTTGATCATATAGCTGTGAAAAAATCTACAATAGCAACTAAGACAAAAACAGATGCTTCATACAGATTTGAAAGAGATATAGATCATACTCTTACTCTTGCAGCTTTGAATAGAGTTGTTGATTTAATAGTTACTTTAGATAATGGATGTAAAATAGCTTCAAGATCTAAAGAGGTTAATGTTAAGCAGTTTGATGCTAATATAATAGTATTTGACTGCGGACTTGTAAAAAGATATTTAGGTCTTAATATGAATAAGATGGAAATATCTTCTATATTCAAAAGATACGGATTTAAAGCTGTAGCTCTTGGAGAGAATAACCTCAAAGTTGAAATACCTTATTACAGACATGATTTATCTATAGCTGAAGATTTGATAGAAGAAATAGCTAGAGTTTATGGCTATAATAATATATCTTCAAATGTACCTCATATTAAATGTAATCCTATAAATACAGATTATTCTGAAGTGAGCTTTGTTAAGCATAGAATGGCTTCTTACGGACTTTATGAAACTAAACAGTATTCTATGGGTGATAGTAATATATTTAAATCTTTAGGAATAGAAGAAGAAAAACTAATAAAAGTAGTAAATCCATTAACTAATGAAATGGATGTTTTAAGACCTACAACTTTGGCTTCTCTTCTTAATAGTGTTGCTTATAATCAGAATCATAGACATAAAAACGGTGCTTTATTTGAAGTAGGTAATATATTTTATAAAGAAAATGAAAACTTTATGGAAGAAAAGCATTTATCTGCTGTAATGTTTGGACTTTATCAGGAAAAATTATGGAATAAAGATGCTAGAGCTTATGACTTCTTTGATATGAGCGGAGTTATTGAAGAGCTTTTAATAAGAGATTTAAAATGTACTGATTATAATTTGATACCTAAAGAGCATAAATGGTTTATACCTACTATGTCTGGTGAAATTGTTATATTTGGTGAGAAAATAGGTATCATTGGAAGACTTCATCCTAAACTTCTTAAACTTTTTGACATAAGCGGTGAGGTTTATTTCTTGGATATTGATATCAGAAAAACTTTGAAATTGGTTAAAGAGAGAGTTAAAAAACAGAAATTAAAAGATATAGGTAAATATCCTGCAGTATTCAGAGATTTAGCTTTGGTTTGCTCTAATAATATAGAGTTCAGCAAAGTTATCAAATCTATAAGTAAATTTAATAATATTATACAGAATGTTAGTGTAGTTGATAGATATGTAGGCGAACAGGTAGAAGAAGGAAAACAGTCAATTGCAATATCTATAACTTATTATGATCCTAATAAAACTTTAAGAGAAGAAGATATTAACAGTGTAGAAAAATCTTTGCTTGAAATGCTTAAAACAAGATTTGATATTAATTTAAGAGCTTAA
- the pheS gene encoding phenylalanine--tRNA ligase subunit alpha: MENLEELHSFLKNSIENANTQAEIDDIRIRYLGRKGKITELLKSLSSIDNIEEKKEFGKKINEIKNYCENALLEKKNAISEQEFLSSLEKNKIDITMPGRRPKSAGVNLLTRVEEEIVSILTEIGFRVVEGNEIEDDFHNFEALNIPYYHPSRDSHDSFFISKEHVLRTHTSGMQIRTMLETPPPIAVVSPGKCARRDAIDSKHSPVFHQVEGLMVDKGISFNDLKGILELFCKRMFGDKTQIRLRPDFFPFVEPGADLSATCVICGGSGCKTCGGEGWLELMGAGMIHPNVFKHVGYDITKYTGFAFGMGIERVAMIKYGITDIRMFYENDIDFLKQW, from the coding sequence ACAGCATAGAAAATGCTAATACTCAGGCAGAAATAGATGATATAAGAATTCGTTATTTAGGAAGAAAAGGAAAAATAACAGAGCTTTTGAAAAGTTTATCTTCTATAGATAATATTGAGGAGAAGAAAGAGTTCGGAAAAAAGATTAATGAGATAAAGAACTATTGTGAGAATGCTTTATTGGAAAAGAAAAATGCTATATCCGAACAGGAGTTTTTATCTTCTTTAGAGAAAAATAAAATAGATATAACTATGCCTGGAAGAAGACCTAAATCTGCAGGGGTTAATCTTCTTACTAGAGTAGAAGAGGAAATAGTTTCTATTTTAACAGAAATAGGTTTCAGAGTTGTGGAAGGTAATGAAATAGAAGATGATTTTCATAACTTTGAGGCATTAAATATACCTTATTATCACCCTTCAAGAGACAGTCATGACTCTTTCTTTATTTCAAAAGAGCATGTATTAAGAACTCATACATCAGGTATGCAGATAAGAACTATGCTTGAAACACCTCCTCCTATAGCGGTAGTTTCTCCTGGTAAATGTGCTAGAAGAGATGCTATAGATTCAAAACATTCTCCTGTATTCCATCAAGTTGAAGGACTTATGGTTGATAAAGGAATAAGCTTTAATGATTTAAAAGGTATATTAGAATTATTCTGTAAAAGAATGTTCGGAGATAAGACTCAAATAAGATTAAGACCGGATTTTTTCCCATTCGTAGAGCCTGGTGCAGATTTAAGTGCTACTTGTGTAATATGCGGCGGAAGCGGATGTAAAACTTGTGGAGGCGAAGGCTGGCTTGAATTAATGGGAGCCGGTATGATTCATCCTAATGTATTTAAACATGTGGGATATGATATAACTAAGTATACAGGTTTTGCCTTTGGAATGGGTATAGAAAGAGTTGCAATGATTAAATACGGTATAACTGATATAAGAATGTTCTATGAAAATGATATAGATTTCTTAAAGCAATGGTAA
- a CDS encoding Rpn family recombination-promoting nuclease/putative transposase, giving the protein MKDLEKLKQILNETVTINNLNRINDYFIRYLFSYEGNENIALNFINAVFKDLDFETFNKIEILNPFNIAENYNEKESIVDIKAITESGITVLIEIQSRGNEDFIKRALYYWAYNYSSSLNRGSFYDELKPTVSINITNFILTDEDKVHNCYVLKELNNNKILTDHCQLHFIELPKFNFKNINKKIENLDNIHKEFISWVKFFKGENMSNLIKENTIFEEVEKKCHTFVNNTPVMDKYKKREIDAYFFDRSIELDLKKAKEEGITEGIEQGIEQGIEQGEKNKAISIARNFKKSGIDIKIISENTGLSIEEIKKL; this is encoded by the coding sequence ATGAAAGATTTGGAAAAATTAAAGCAAATATTAAATGAAACAGTTACAATAAATAATTTAAATAGAATTAATGATTATTTTATACGCTATTTATTTTCATATGAAGGCAATGAAAACATAGCTTTGAATTTCATTAATGCAGTATTTAAAGATTTAGACTTTGAAACTTTTAATAAAATTGAGATTTTAAACCCATTTAACATAGCAGAAAATTACAATGAAAAAGAATCTATAGTCGATATTAAAGCTATCACAGAAAGCGGAATAACAGTATTAATAGAAATTCAATCCAGAGGTAATGAAGATTTTATAAAAAGAGCTTTATATTATTGGGCTTATAATTATAGCAGCAGTTTAAACAGAGGTTCATTTTATGATGAATTGAAACCAACTGTAAGCATAAATATAACAAACTTCATACTAACAGATGAGGATAAAGTTCATAATTGTTATGTATTGAAAGAATTAAATAATAATAAAATTCTTACAGATCATTGTCAGCTGCACTTTATTGAGCTTCCTAAATTCAATTTTAAAAATATTAATAAAAAAATAGAAAATCTTGATAATATACATAAAGAATTCATTTCCTGGGTAAAATTCTTTAAAGGAGAAAATATGTCAAATTTAATAAAAGAAAATACTATCTTTGAAGAAGTAGAAAAGAAATGCCATACTTTCGTCAATAATACTCCTGTAATGGATAAATATAAAAAACGTGAAATAGATGCATATTTCTTTGATAGAAGTATAGAATTAGATTTAAAAAAAGCCAAAGAAGAAGGAATAACTGAAGGTATAGAACAAGGTATAGAACAAGGTATAGAACAAGGCGAAAAAAATAAAGCAATATCAATAGCTAGAAATTTCAAAAAATCCGGTATAGATATAAAAATCATAAGTGAAAATACAGGTTTAAGTATAGAAGAAATAAAAAAATTATGA
- the uvrC gene encoding excinuclease ABC subunit UvrC — protein sequence MNQEVKSYIHDKLKRIPDKSGVYFMKDSKSEIIYIGKAKSLKKRVSSYFNNSNKDAKTTALVEHIRDIEYILTENEVEALILEAEMIRKHKPHYNILLKDQKSFPFIAITNEHFPRVIKARNVIDKDNARKYKKYYGPYVAAERADNIVKFIIDNFKLRRCKYDFPLKRPIRPCLYHHIGKCTAPCADLITEEEYDKTIDDAVMVLEGNVDELVARLKQEMFVHAEKLEFEAAKDLRDKIDLLKYITVEQSIYIPESDDIDIIGAYGENGNYTIVILSVKGGKLADRKTFSMQSPNDEDYYNENGMSKYSEILSAFFTQYYTHANLIPASISTDFPLNDIDIIKDYLKQVSGRDVDIKLDKSRKGLMAIANENAKHLFKEKALIREVPLGITRLQEIFKLKKAPSIIESFDIAHIQGSYTMAGMVRFVNGVSDNKNYRIFNMKTVTGIDDFASIKEAVYRRYKRLRDENLTFPDLILIDGGKGQLNSAIEALKELDIKGQPIMALAKKFEEIYLPNRNEPVQLSDNEPARLFLQKVRDETHRWVNSSHGKKRSREMVRSELESIEGIGKKTIEKLYSHFINIDNIKNASFESIRNIPGISYKAANNIYDHFHK from the coding sequence ATGAATCAAGAAGTTAAAAGTTATATACATGATAAATTAAAACGTATTCCGGATAAGTCCGGAGTATATTTTATGAAGGACTCCAAATCCGAAATAATTTATATAGGTAAAGCCAAATCTCTAAAGAAAAGAGTTTCATCATATTTTAATAATTCAAATAAAGATGCTAAAACTACAGCATTAGTTGAGCATATAAGAGATATCGAATATATACTTACAGAAAATGAAGTTGAGGCTTTGATATTAGAAGCTGAGATGATAAGAAAGCATAAGCCTCATTATAATATACTTCTTAAAGATCAGAAATCATTTCCATTTATAGCCATCACAAATGAGCATTTTCCAAGAGTTATAAAGGCCAGAAATGTAATAGATAAAGATAATGCCAGAAAATATAAAAAATATTATGGACCTTATGTCGCTGCTGAAAGGGCGGATAATATAGTAAAGTTTATAATTGATAATTTCAAATTAAGAAGATGTAAATATGATTTTCCGCTTAAAAGACCTATAAGACCATGTCTTTATCATCATATAGGAAAATGTACCGCTCCTTGTGCCGATTTAATCACCGAAGAAGAGTATGATAAAACTATAGATGATGCCGTAATGGTGCTTGAGGGCAATGTTGATGAATTGGTGGCTAGATTAAAACAGGAGATGTTTGTTCATGCCGAAAAGCTGGAGTTTGAAGCGGCTAAAGATTTAAGAGATAAAATTGACTTGCTTAAATATATAACAGTAGAGCAGAGTATTTATATTCCTGAAAGTGATGATATTGATATAATAGGAGCTTATGGAGAGAATGGCAATTATACTATAGTGATTTTATCTGTTAAAGGAGGTAAACTTGCAGACAGAAAAACTTTCAGTATGCAGTCTCCTAATGATGAAGATTATTATAATGAAAATGGTATGTCAAAATATTCAGAAATACTTTCTGCATTCTTTACTCAATATTATACTCATGCCAATTTGATACCAGCTTCTATATCTACAGATTTTCCTCTTAATGATATTGATATAATAAAAGATTATTTAAAGCAGGTTTCAGGAAGAGATGTTGATATAAAATTAGATAAAAGCAGAAAAGGTTTAATGGCAATAGCGAATGAAAATGCCAAACATTTATTCAAAGAAAAAGCATTGATAAGAGAAGTACCTTTAGGAATAACAAGACTTCAGGAAATATTTAAATTGAAAAAAGCTCCTAGCATAATAGAGTCTTTCGATATAGCACATATTCAGGGAAGCTATACTATGGCTGGTATGGTGCGATTTGTTAATGGCGTTTCTGACAATAAAAATTATAGAATATTTAATATGAAAACAGTTACAGGCATAGATGACTTCGCTTCAATAAAAGAGGCAGTTTACAGAAGATACAAAAGATTAAGAGATGAGAACCTTACTTTCCCAGACTTAATACTTATAGACGGAGGTAAAGGACAGCTTAATTCAGCTATAGAGGCATTGAAGGAACTTGATATAAAAGGTCAGCCTATAATGGCATTAGCTAAAAAGTTTGAGGAGATATATTTGCCAAATAGAAATGAACCTGTACAGCTTAGCGATAATGAGCCTGCAAGATTATTTTTACAGAAGGTAAGAGATGAAACTCACAGATGGGTTAACAGCAGTCATGGTAAGAAAAGAAGCAGAGAGATGGTTAGAAGCGAACTTGAAAGCATAGAGGGAATAGGTAAGAAAACTATAGAGAAATTATATTCTCATTTTATAAATATAGACAATATAAAAAATGCATCATTTGAAAGCATTAGAAATATACCCGGAATAAGCTATAAAGCAGCAAATAATATATATGATCATTTTCATAAATAA
- a CDS encoding phosphoribosyltransferase codes for MEYDIITWENIDEAIEVLAKQIEDSKIHYEVIYGLARGGLVPAVMLSHRLKIPMVLNMEEVWRLKVKNKAALIVDDISDTGETLKYFDDQKFDIATLFVREHTSKIKPRYSYKNINHDNWLLFPWETKASSK; via the coding sequence ATGGAATACGATATAATAACTTGGGAAAATATAGATGAAGCTATAGAAGTATTAGCTAAACAAATAGAAGATTCTAAGATTCATTATGAAGTTATTTACGGATTGGCAAGAGGCGGATTAGTACCTGCTGTTATGCTTTCTCATAGGCTTAAAATTCCTATGGTTTTAAATATGGAAGAAGTTTGGAGATTGAAAGTAAAGAATAAAGCCGCTTTAATAGTTGATGATATATCAGATACTGGTGAAACTCTAAAATATTTTGATGATCAGAAATTTGATATTGCCACTTTATTTGTAAGAGAGCATACAAGTAAAATAAAGCCTAGATATAGTTATAAAAATATTAATCATGATAATTGGCTTTTATTTCCTTGGGAGACTAAAGCATCTAGTAAATAA
- a CDS encoding radical SAM/SPASM domain-containing protein → MKFIKLCINIESMNNVSVLIKPSSSLCNINCKYCFYIDEAKNRKIENNGIMTEKVMKAIIDKVLQNADKNALFSFQGGEPTVAGFEYFKSFIDYVNISNKKNININYSIQTNGLLIDDKWCQLFKENNFLVGLSFDIIKDIHDNYRVDKSNNDTYNRVLETKKLFDAFNVEYNILTVLTSELSKYPKDIYKKIKKLNIKYTQFIPCLSKMNSPSTEYSIKPKEFSNFYKEIFSLWKEDFFNNNYYSIQFFDNIIPLFFGGYPPMTCGINGKCTNQIIIESNGDVFPCDFYCLDDYKIGNIAEDDLMQIYSSSKAKYFINEKSNRINDDKHTLCRSCKYQRVCSSGCKRMENNMYIDESGEFCGFKDFLDYAINDMAIVWKMISR, encoded by the coding sequence TTGAAATTTATAAAATTATGTATTAATATTGAATCTATGAATAATGTATCAGTTTTAATCAAACCATCATCATCTTTATGTAATATAAATTGTAAATACTGCTTTTATATAGATGAAGCCAAAAACAGAAAAATAGAAAATAACGGCATTATGACTGAAAAAGTGATGAAAGCTATAATAGACAAAGTTCTTCAAAATGCTGATAAAAATGCATTGTTTTCATTTCAGGGCGGAGAGCCTACAGTAGCCGGTTTTGAATATTTTAAATCGTTTATAGATTATGTGAATATCAGCAATAAAAAAAATATCAATATAAATTACAGCATACAAACTAACGGACTATTAATAGATGATAAATGGTGCCAATTATTCAAAGAAAATAATTTTTTGGTAGGGCTTTCTTTTGACATAATAAAAGATATACATGATAATTATAGAGTAGATAAAAGTAATAATGATACTTACAACAGAGTATTAGAAACTAAAAAATTATTCGATGCGTTTAATGTAGAATACAATATACTTACAGTTCTTACATCTGAATTATCAAAATATCCTAAAGACATATACAAAAAAATAAAGAAGCTAAATATTAAATACACTCAGTTCATACCTTGCCTATCCAAAATGAATTCACCTAGTACGGAATATTCTATAAAACCTAAAGAGTTTTCAAACTTCTATAAAGAAATATTTTCATTATGGAAAGAAGATTTTTTTAATAATAATTATTACAGCATACAGTTCTTTGACAATATCATTCCATTATTTTTCGGCGGCTATCCTCCTATGACTTGCGGTATAAACGGCAAATGTACAAATCAAATAATAATAGAAAGCAATGGAGATGTTTTTCCATGCGACTTTTATTGTTTAGATGATTATAAAATAGGAAATATAGCTGAAGATGATTTAATGCAGATTTATTCAAGCAGTAAAGCAAAATACTTTATAAATGAAAAATCAAACAGAATAAATGATGATAAACATACATTATGCCGTTCTTGCAAATATCAAAGAGTATGCAGCTCTGGATGCAAGAGAATGGAAAACAATATGTATATAGATGAAAGCGGAGAGTTTTGCGGATTTAAAGATTTTCTTGACTATGCTATAAATGATATGGCTATAGTATGGAAGATGATATCAAGATAA